In the genome of Luteitalea pratensis, the window GGAAACGTCAGGCGCCTCGATGAGCGCCGTGACCTCGTCCACCGTCAGCACCTGCGGCACGCGCTGCTCGCGGCGCGGGCTCCCCACCAGGGCCGTGGGGTCATCATCGCGCACGCCCTCGCGGCGAAGGTAGCGCGCGAAACTCCTGATCGCGGAGATGCGACGCGCGGCCGAGGCGCGGCTGTTGCCTCGCGCGTGCAGTTCGCCGAGGAAGCCGCGGATGGCATCGCCCGAGACGTGGGCCGGCGTCAACTCGTGGCGTGGCGTGCCCGTGGATGCGCCGAGGAAGTAGAGGAACTGCACGAGGTCCGCTTCGTAGTTGCGGACGGTGTGCTCGGACGCATTGCGATTGAGCGCAAGGTGATCGCGGAAGGCACGGATGGCATCGCGCAGCGGTGACTCGGCGTCGATCTCGCGTTCGGGCGGTGCCACGGGCCGGCGCGACTGCGACCCGGTCGCTTTCCTCACGCGGGCGCCCCGATCGCCACCTGCCCCATCCAGTTATCGAGCGCCTGCAGCGCACGCTGCGCCAACGCCTCCTTGCGCTGGTCCTTCCTGCGCGGCCCGCCTTCGCCACGGCTTCGGCGCGCAGCCGGCAACTCGAGCGGCGGCATGATGCCGAAGGTGATGTTGGTGGGCTGGTAGTGCCTCGCCTCGGCATGTGACACGTAGTACGCCAGTGCGCCGATGGCGGTCTCGCGCGGAGCCTCGATCGGCGAGAGCGCGAGGGCCTGGTGCGCCGCGTTGATGCCGGCGAGCAATCCCGAACCGGCCGACTCGACGTACCCCTCGACGCCAGAGACCTGGCCGGCGAAGAACAGGTCCTCGCGGGCCCGGGTCTGCCATGTCGGGAGCAGGACCATCGGGCCGTTGATGTACGTGTTGCGGTGGACCATGCCGAAGCGCACGAACTCGGCATCCTGCAGGCCGGGAATCATCCGCAGTACACGCGCCTGGTCACCCCACTTCAACTGCGTCTGGAAGCCGACGAGGCTGAAGTGATCGCCGGCCAGCGTGTCCTGTCGCAACTGGACGACTGCAAACGGGATACGCCCCGTGCGTGGGTCGGGCAGGCCGACGGGTTTCATCGGTCCGAAGCGCAGCGTCTCCCTGCCCCGGTGGGCCATCACCTCGATCGGAAGGCAGCCTTCGAAGAACTGCACGCTGTCGAAGTCGTGCACGGTCGCGGACTCGGCGGAGACGAGAGCGTCGTAGAACGCCCGGTATTCGGCCTCGTCCATCGGGCAATTCAGATAATCACCCTCGCCATCGTCCACGCCGCAGGCGGGGCCCTCGGCCTCAGGTTCGGCCTCAGGCAGGCTGCAGCCTGCAGCCTGCAGGCTGCCTGACTCGGCGGTCGAGTCTGCCTGCCGAGCAAGCTCGGCTACGCCAGTGCCTTCGAGGTGAGCGGATTCGGAACCGACACGTGTAGGCGTCGAGCTTGCTCGACGCTCGTCGCCGCGCAAACTCCTTCCCCACCGCGAGGCGCGGAACACGATCGAGCGATCGATCGACTCGGCGAGGACGATGGGGCTGATGGCGTCGTAGAACGAGAGGTGTTCGGCGCCGACGAAGCGGGCGATGTCCTGCGATAGCGTGTCGGACGTCAGCGGACCAGTCGCGACGATGACCGGCCCTCCGGTCGCGCCGGCTGCGGGAATCGCCGTGATCTCCTCGCGTACGACCTCGATGAGCGGGTGCGCGCAGATGGCGGCGGTGACCGCGTCAGCGAAGCGCCCGCGATCGACGGCGAGCGCCGCTCCAGCGGGCACGCGTGTCGCCTCGGCACACCGCATGATGATCGAGCCGAGCCGACGCATCTCTTCCTTCAGCACGCCGACGGCGTTGTCGAGTTTGTCGCCGCGGAAACTGTTGCTGCAGACGAGTTCGGCGAGCCGGTCCCCCTGGTGGACCAGGGTCGGACGCACCGGGCGCATCTCGTGCAGGCGCACCCGCACGCCACGCGAGGCGACCTGCCAGGCCGCCTCGCATCCCGCCAGACCGCCGCCGATGATCGTCACCACGGGAGTGCCTGGTGTCACGCCGATCGCTTGGTGGGGCGCTTGCGAGCCGTGGCGGTGCCCATGGTGCGGCCCGCACCACGCGCCGGCGCTCGTCCCCGCCCCTTCTTGGCCGGCGCACCTTCACGGGCCTTCAGGAGGCCGACCGACTCCTCGAGCGTGAGCGCATCGACGAGCACATCCTTCGGAACGGAAGCGTTCGTGGTGCCGTCGGTGACGTACGGCCCGTAGCGCCCCTCGAGGATCTCGATCTTCGCCTGCGACTCGGGATGCAGGCCGACCTCGCGCAGGACGGTGCGCGACGCCGTGCGGCGACGGCCCTTCTTCTCCTGCTTGAAGAGTTCGATGGCCTGGTCCAGCGTGACCCCGAACACGTCCGCGTCCGTGCCGAGCGAGCGGAATTCGTCGCCTCGCTTCACGTAGGGCCCGAAGCGCCCGAAGTTGGCGATGATGTCCTGGCCGGTCTCGGCATCGTGGCCGACCAGGCGCGGCAACGACAGGAGTTCGAGCGCGCGGTCGAGCGTGATCGAGTCCGGCTGATCGTTCTTGGTCAGCGAGGCGCGGCGCGGCTTCTCCTTGCTGCCCTTCTCAGGCGCTTCGCCAAGCTGCACGTAGGGCCCGAAGCGTCCCGTGAGCACGTAGACCGGCAGGCCGGTCTTCGGATCGGCGCCCAGGCTCTGCGGGCCATCGGTGCGATCTTTCAGCAGCTTGAGTGCCTGCTCGATCGTGAAGTCGGCCGGCGCGATGTCCTCCGGAATCGAGGCGTTGGCGTCGCCCATCTGCGCGTACGCGCCATAGCGGCCGATGCGGACGACGATCTTCTGCCCGGTGGCTGGATCGACGCCGAGTTCGATGACCGGGTACTCGATGCGGTCCTCGTTGGTCACGAGGTGCCGCAGGCCCGGCCAGTCGTCCAGCCCGTTGTAGAACTGCTCGAGGAACTGCGTGCGATCGAGATCGCCGTTGGAGACCTGGTCGAGGTCTTCCTCGATGCGTCCCGTGAAGCCGAGTTCGACCAACTGGCCGAAGTGGTCCTTCAACAGGCTCGTCACCGCGAATGCCGTGTAGCTCGGCACCAGTGCCTTGCCCTGCCGCCACACGTAGCCGCGACGCTCGATCGTCTGGATGATCGAGGCGTACGTCGACGGGCGCCCGATGCCGTCTTCCTCGAGCGTCTTCACGAGCGACGCGTCGGTGTAACGGGGCGGCGGCAGCGTCTCGTGCGCTTTCGGGTCGAGCCCGGCGAGCGTGAGCGGCCCCTGGCCTGGCGCCGTCACGTGGTCGCCGACCGACAGCTTGGGCAACAGGATTTCCTGGTCGCCGAGTTCACCCGCGGGGTCGTCACTCCCCTCGACGTAGGCGCGCAGGAAGCCGGCGAACTGGATGGCCTTGCCGCTGGCGGTGAACACGTGGGGGCGTCGGTCGGCGCCCGTCGCCGTGATCTCGAGCGTGGTCCGCAGAAGCCTCGCGTCGGCCATCTGGGAGGCGACCGTACGCTTCCAGATCAGT includes:
- the topA gene encoding type I DNA topoisomerase, which produces MSKPLVIVESPAKAKTLARFLGNQFRVEASVGHVRDLPENASEVPESIKKETWGRIGVDVDNGFKPYYVVSSDRKSRIRELKAAVKDASEVLLATDPDREGESISWHLREVLKPKGSVKRIVFHEITEEAVREAIEQARDIDLKLVDAQESRRILDRLYGYMLSPVLWKKVQTGLSAGRVQSVAVRLIVEREEERRAFRRSTCWDLDAKIRAGETQFVATLVRVGEERVATGKDFDPTTGALVGRNVRLLDEASAKTMREVLAGRLPWTVTGVEEKPTSQRPSAPFTTSTLQQEANRKLGFSADRTMSAAQRLFQDGVISYHRTDSTTLSDKALRESARAIKDMYGEAFYGGARQYQTKVKNAQEAHEAIRPTDFGQRPQSLSLPPDEARLYELIWKRTVASQMADARLLRTTLEITATGADRRPHVFTASGKAIQFAGFLRAYVEGSDDPAGELGDQEILLPKLSVGDHVTAPGQGPLTLAGLDPKAHETLPPPRYTDASLVKTLEEDGIGRPSTYASIIQTIERRGYVWRQGKALVPSYTAFAVTSLLKDHFGQLVELGFTGRIEEDLDQVSNGDLDRTQFLEQFYNGLDDWPGLRHLVTNEDRIEYPVIELGVDPATGQKIVVRIGRYGAYAQMGDANASIPEDIAPADFTIEQALKLLKDRTDGPQSLGADPKTGLPVYVLTGRFGPYVQLGEAPEKGSKEKPRRASLTKNDQPDSITLDRALELLSLPRLVGHDAETGQDIIANFGRFGPYVKRGDEFRSLGTDADVFGVTLDQAIELFKQEKKGRRRTASRTVLREVGLHPESQAKIEILEGRYGPYVTDGTTNASVPKDVLVDALTLEESVGLLKAREGAPAKKGRGRAPARGAGRTMGTATARKRPTKRSA
- the trmFO gene encoding methylenetetrahydrofolate--tRNA-(uracil(54)-C(5))-methyltransferase (FADH(2)-oxidizing) TrmFO; this encodes MTPGTPVVTIIGGGLAGCEAAWQVASRGVRVRLHEMRPVRPTLVHQGDRLAELVCSNSFRGDKLDNAVGVLKEEMRRLGSIIMRCAEATRVPAGAALAVDRGRFADAVTAAICAHPLIEVVREEITAIPAAGATGGPVIVATGPLTSDTLSQDIARFVGAEHLSFYDAISPIVLAESIDRSIVFRASRWGRSLRGDERRASSTPTRVGSESAHLEGTGVAELARQADSTAESGSLQAAGCSLPEAEPEAEGPACGVDDGEGDYLNCPMDEAEYRAFYDALVSAESATVHDFDSVQFFEGCLPIEVMAHRGRETLRFGPMKPVGLPDPRTGRIPFAVVQLRQDTLAGDHFSLVGFQTQLKWGDQARVLRMIPGLQDAEFVRFGMVHRNTYINGPMVLLPTWQTRAREDLFFAGQVSGVEGYVESAGSGLLAGINAAHQALALSPIEAPRETAIGALAYYVSHAEARHYQPTNITFGIMPPLELPAARRSRGEGGPRRKDQRKEALAQRALQALDNWMGQVAIGAPA